The window GGTCGTTGTTGAGGTCGACCGGCCAGCCGGAGGCCTCGCCGTCGGGCTCCGGCAGCCATGGCCGTCCGTAGTGCGGCAGGCCGATCGGCTTCGGCCCGGCGAGCTGGGACAACGCGTGGTTGATGGTGTCCAGGTCGGCCTGGATCTTCGCGATCTGTTCTGCCGCAGGCGTTTCTTGCTGCTGGAGCGAAGTCAGCGCGCCCCTGACTTCCAGAGGGGCGCCGAAGTCCTTGCCGGCCCGCCGGTACAGCAGACTGGCCTTGCCGACGTCCCCTGCCGGTGGCGTCCGGAGGGCTGCGGCGAGGGTTTCGAAATCACCTTCCTCTCCGGTGGCGAAGCGCCAGGAATGGAGCACCGGAAGGGCCATATCGGATGAACCGTCCCACTGGTCCCGGCCCGCAGCCTCGAATGCAGGCACGAGGGCTGCCACGTACTCTGTCTGGGCGGCCAAGGGGCGGAGGGAGACGAGCCTTGCCACGGTACAGGCTCCGTCGTCCTGCTGGTGCGCCCAGAGCCAGGAGGACGCGAGCGGGTAGTCCCGGAGCAGGGTGGCGGAAAAAGTGCCCTTCGCTCCGGAGACACTTGCCTCGGCCGCCGTTCCCACTAAGAGCACAAGCCACGGCCTAACGCCATGCGCGGTCGCAGGCTCCGGGGTATAGCGCCACGGCAGGTCCGGGTCGGTGAAATCCACGTGGACGCATTTGGTGGTTTCGGCGCCGCTGGCTCCGGCGGCCGGTGCCCGGTGGTGGATGGCGGCGGGGGTGAGGGCGGCGATGTCGGCAGCCGCCATCAGGGCGAAGGGCGCCTCCCCCGAAGCGGGTTGGGACGGGACGGCCGTATCGACAAGAGTGAGGGCGAGCGTGCCGTTCATGCGTCCGTTCACCAGGGTCGCCTGATCGAAGAGCGCGGAGCGGGTCCAGCTGGTGAAGGTCAGATCCGAGGCGGCCATGGTCAGAGCACTCCCGTGAGGTTGAGAATTGGCGAACCCGCCGGACTGGCCAGCGCCCCGGTCCGTGCCGCGGCTGCGGTCGCCTCCCCGGCGGTCAGCCCGGTGGCCATGTGGCCGTCCTTGTAGCTGGACCAGAATTCAGGCTGGATGGTGACCTTGGCTGACTCTTTCTTGACGGGGGCGCCGGCGAAGCGCTGGCTGAGTAGTTCGGACAGCCCGGAATTTGCAGAGAGCGCCCCGGCCATGAGGGCGAATCGGCTGCGGGATGGAAGCTTGACCAGGTTGAGCTGAACCTTCTTTGGCACTGCCGGGCCCTTTCTCGCGGCCGGGCCGCCGGCCAGGCGTAGTCCGGACTGCTCCTGAATGAAGCGGGTACTGTTGAGCGCCTGGGCGTCGCTGAGCTGGAGGAAGGTGCCCATCCCGAAGAGGTCGAATTCCTGCGTGGTGGGGGCCAGGTTGCAGGACAGGATCAGTTTGCGCCAGCCGCCCAGGTCGATTCCCTCGGCTTTTTGCAGGTCCAGATTCAGCGGCACGCGCTTCTGCTCCCAGACCAGGTCGCCGACGGCGCTCAGCAGCACGCCGGCGGCGGCGGTGGCCGCGAAGACGACGCTGGGGTCGGTCCCCTCAGTGCGCACGTTGGCGGGTTTGCTCAGTTCGCCCTTGAGATGGTCGGCGAGGTTGGCGATGGCGGGCTTTTGCTCCGGCGGGTTGTCATCCAGGGTGAGGGTGACGTCCTTGCTGATCTTGACGATAACCCGCACGCTCGCCTCGGCGTACAGCACCAGCGGGCCGGGACCGGACAGTGTGCCGCGCACTCGCACGCCGCAGAACGAGACACCCTCGAACTCGATGTCGAAGCCGGCGTCGACTCCTGCCTCAAAGTGGAAAGGCTTGAACTGGATGAGCGCATCGAAGCGGAACCAGCCGTGGGCTCCGAATGGTCCGATTTCCACTCCCGCTTCGGTGTTGGAGCCGAATTGGAAGGTGTTGGACGTGATCGCCAGGTACATTTCCTGTTTGAACCACACTATTCCCAGATCGAACCCGACGCCGGCGCGCGCCAGCCTGGGCAGTTCGAGGTTTCCCGGGTTGAACGAGGGGTGGAAACCGCCGACGCTAAAGAGAAAGTAGCCGTTGGCGCCGTACGCCATCCGCAGGGCGACGCCGCCGGAAATTTTGATGAAGCCCAGAATCTGGGAGTTCACGAGGGCACCGTCGAAGAACACGAGGGACTTGGTCAGGTCGACGCCGCCGACGAAGTCCAAGCGGAGGTAGACGAGGGCGAAGTCCTCCGAACCGACCACCAAACGGGCAGATCCGGCGACGAAGATCTTCCGGGGGCCGGGGAGTTCGATGAAGAGCCCGACGTCGAGAGTGAACAGGGAGAGCCAGTTCAGCTGCAAGGTGGGCCCGATCAGGAAGACGCCGTCCGCGGCGGGGAAGAACTGGCCCATGTCCCCGAGCAGCTTGGGTGCGTTGTGCATGGGGTTCTGGTTGAACAGCACATCACCTGCGGCGCCGCTGGCGAGCCGTTCTCGAAGCAGATCGGTGTTCGCTTCCCGGTTGATGCCGACCAGACCGCCGAACCCCGATACGGCGAAGCCAAAACCAATTTGAATTCCGGGCGGCGGCAGCCGGATGCCGATGAGCGCGACGAAGGACGGGCCACCGCCGGGAAGTGTCTTGTACAGCCCGTAGGCGAAGGCGCCGATGCCGAGAATCTTCAGCTGCAGCGCACCGCCGAATTCGTCGGGGCCGAGAACGGCCAGGAACCCGCCCCCGTCAACCGGACCGGCCTTGAGTGAGATGCCGATGCCTGTGGGCGGCAGCAATCCGGCGTTGCCGTTTGTCCACCGGCCCAGCCACACTCCGGCGCCGTCCATCGTGGCGGTCAGCGGTCCCAGCTCGGCGCTGGCCCCGTATCGGAACAGTGCCCGGAAATTTATGCCGCGACCTGCCACCGTGGCTTCAAGCCTGGTAGTCATAGAGTCGACTGACAGTCGGGCGCCCGGACTTCCCAGATTCAGGCCAATGTCCGTGCTGAACTGAATTCCGAGCGCTGGCGGGCTGCCCTGCCCGTCCTGTCCGGTGGGTCCTTTGCCCTGCAGGTAGCTGGTGTTCACCGCGGATTCGAAGGTGAGGAGCGCCGGGATCTTGATTCCGAAGTTGAGAAATTTCAGGAAATCCGGCGACACCGCGAATTCGACCGGAGCGAGCTGCACCGTGAAGCCAAACAGCGGGCCGGTCGGGTTAAAGGTGAGGCCCGCACGGATCACTTGGACGGCGAAGTGGGTCCCGTCAACAGCGCCCAGCAGCAGGGCGTACTTCCCGTCGGGTGCCGGGGTGCGCCCGAGCAGGACGGTCACCGTCCCGTCGGAGCGGGCAGCGGGGTCCGGTCCGCGGCTACCGAACTGGAGCCGCAGCTCAGTGGCCGAGTTCTCCGGGGTGTCGAAGGTGAGTTGCCAGCGGCCGCCCAAGTCCACCGACTTGGTCCTCAAGTCGGCTGGCTTCTTCAGCTGGACAACCACGGCGAGGTCGTCCAGTTGGTCGAAGGCCGCAGGGCCTTCCAGAGTGACGGTGCCCAGCGGGCCTTCCACCGGCGGCAGCGCCGCGGTCCTGAAAGCGTCAAGGTCCAGAGGCACGTCGAAAGGTAGCGGCAGGGTGATGGGTGAGTTGATCAGGTCCAGCAGTTGTTGCAGGTCCACGCCGGGGAGTCCGGGGATGGGAAGGGAGAGGAACCCCTGCTTCTCGTACTCCAACTTAAGCAGTGCCTGCGGTCCGGCAATCCAGAGCAGGATTAGCGCCTGGAGGGCTTTGACGTCGTCGATTTTCTGTATGGTCAGGAGTAACCTGTTCAGGACGGCGCTGCCGGGGTTGCGTGTTAATGCTGAGACGTAGTCCCAGTTGATCGAGAAGGAATGCGGGCCTGTACCGCCGTCGCCGGGCTCCCACTGCACGCCTATCGCGCCGGCCAGGGCGAGGGCTTCGGCTACGCGGGGCAACTTTTTCTGTAAAGCCCGGACCAGCAGGGTCTCGCGCAGGGCGACGTCGCCGGTGATCGAGCGAAGAGCCGAAAGCCAGCGTTCCAGGCCTTCGCCGCTGGGGTCGGCACTGACTATGAATAATTCTCCGATCCGTTGATCCAAGCCCGCCAGGATGGACGGTTTGGGTGGATCCCCTTCAAGGCAGTCGCGAAAGAGGCTGCTGAGCGATTCCAGCACGTTTGCCACCACAAAATCCTTTACCCAAGAGATCGATTAGGGCTGCCCAAGCGGCAGGTTGTGAGATGTGCGGGGCCCTTGGACTCCAGCGGAAGGAAGCCTGTCTGCCGGCAGGAGCGGCAGGCGCGGGGCGGTGAGGATCAATGCACTCCGTGCGTGTACCGTCCTGAGCTGCCCCAAGAGTGGAAGACGCGACGTTCGCGACTGCGAGGTCATCAGGGCCCAGTAGTTGCAAACCTGCCGGAGATGCAGGCGCGTCGACGCTGGCACCCAAATTGGAAAGAAAGCCGAATAGGCGTGAAATGGTCACTCGGTTCACACGTACCCCGCTTTCGACGCAGTTCCGGCAGTTCCGGCAGATCCAGGGAACGAAAATTGCCGAATGCTTCCAACTGAGGAGTTTGGCCCTCCCAAGCGGGGGAGTCAATGGGACGACGAGACCCACGATGAGGGTTCACGGAATGGTGTGCGTGCCTCATCGGCGAAATGCTCGCGAAACGTCGTCCGGCCCCGGGTGCTCCTGGGACCATGATGGATGGCACAGGGGTTGTCGTCGTCAGCGCGCGGGGAGATCGCCAAGCAATCCGCAGTGGGGCCAGTATGCGCGGGCGGCAAAGAAGGGCAAGGGACGGATCCTGGACAACCGGGTCACGGGCTGGTCCCGGGCTAATGCCCGTCGCGGGTGGTCCACGGCGCTGAAACATAAGATGCCGGTCCGGAAGCCGAAGCGGAAGCCCCCGCAGCGGACCCACGGATACGACACGCTGACGGACCGGAAAAGTAGATTGGCGGCGCGGGAGTACGCGTCGCACTCGTCGGACGCCTCGTCGGACTCGCCCAGCCTCGAGCCTCCACCGGGCTGTGCTACCAGGCCGTTGCCGAATCGATCGACTGGTGTAGCCACTGGCAACGCCAGAATAATGGTCGACGCGGTCGGAATTTGTCAAGGTGAATGAGGCCAGTGGGAGTTAGGCTGCGGCTTTGGTGTCGGTTTTCTCGGCTGGTTTGTTGATCCAGGCGGTATCGGGGATGGTGATGATCTTGGGGTCGTTGTTGGTGGTGAATCGTTCGGGTGTTTTTGCCCGTGCGGCGGCAAGGGTTCTGGCGCGTTCAAGGGCTTTGCCGGCGGCCAGTCCGTAGTGCACGTCTGCCGGTGTGTTGAGGCCGATTCCGGTGTGGCAATGGGTGTGGTTATACCCGTCGACGAAGGAGCCCATGAAGGCCCTCGCGTCAGGCAGGGACCCGAAGCGTTCGGGGAATATGGGGGCGAACTTCAGCGATTTGAACCAAGCCTCACTGTACGGATTGTCATTGCTGACGCGCGGACGGGAATGGGACCGGGTGATCTCCAGATCCGAGAGCAGCGCGGCGACTGTTTTGGACGTCATGGAGGTGCCACGGTCGGCGTGGACGATCTGCGGGATGCCGTGGATACCGAAGATTTCCTTCATCATTTCCACGGCCAGTTCCCCGGACTCGTGGGCATGGACGTAGGCGCCGACAATGTAGCGGGAATAGATGTCGATCATGACGTAGCAATCGTAGTATTTGCCCTTGATCGGGCCGGCGAGCTTGGTGATGTCCCACGAAAAAACTTGCCCAGGGCCGGTCGCGACCAGCTCCGGGACGGCCCGGGCCGGGTGGCGTGCCTGTCGGCGGCGTTCCTTGACCTGCCGGCTCTCCTCCAGAACGCGGTAGAACGTGGAGATTGAGCACAAATAGATGCCTTCATCCAGGAGCCGGGCATAAATCTGCACCGGCGGCAGATCGATGAAATCCTTCGAGTTCACGGTCGCCAGGATGTGAGCGCGCTCCGCCGCTGAGAGCTTATTTGCCGGTGCCGGGGCGGGCCGCGGGTCTTCCGCCGGGATTCGGACTTTGCGGGTCGCTGTGGCCCTGGGGACCCCGGCAATCACGGCTGCTTCCCTGGTTGGGATGTCCGCGCCGGTGAGGGCGGTGTAGGCAGACATCAGGGTTTCTTGTACCAGGGCTGCTGCTCCGCGCTTTCGGAGATATCCTCCAAAAGCAGTCGTGCTTTTTCCATAATCGACAACGCAGCTTCAGTCCGTGCCAGCTTGCGTTCACTCACCTCCAGCTGCCGGCGTAGACGACCGATTTCCGCCTGTTCAGCAGTGGGCTTGCCGATCTTTTCCCCAGGCTTCTTGCCCTCCAGGATGCCGGCGTCGCGGAGCTTGCGCCACTCGGTGATTTGGGATGAATACAGGCCCTCGCGGCGCAGGTATGCCCCGCCTCCGGTGCCGTCGTCGCAGGCCCGTTGATACGCATCCAAGTGCGCCAATTTTTGTGCCGGAGCGAACGACCTTCGAGGGGACGGCCCACCGGCGCGGGGGCCAGAATTACTCATGGATCCATCTTCCCGCACCGGGGAAATCGTGGAGATAGACATTGGTGATGTTCCTGATTCTCGCCCTACAGATTAAGCGAAGTTGCTATGAGCCGCTGGCCTCATCCAACCCTGACGCGTAGGGGGTCGGCGGGCGGGACGGAAGCGGTCAATGTCTCGACGATACGTTCTAGAGGAGCCGCCGGCGTACGGGCATGAGACAAGAAAAGGGGAGGGGAGACAGTCGACGACGGAGGCACTCGGCAGTCGCACAAGTTTGGAACGTCGTACTTGCACGCGTGCGTCCGGCTTTCGGCATCGTGGTCCTCGTCAACGTCGTTGATCAGGCAGGCACCGGCGTTGAACGACGGGTGCCGCAGTCGCGTGGCTCGTGGGCTTCAATCAATGCATTCTTGAAATCAGCCACAGGGATGGCTACCATTTGGCCATCGAGGTTCCCGCAATAACTGTAAACCTCCCAGTGGACGCGGTAACCGAAAGAACGGAAACGTTCATTGCGCTGCTCCTCGAGCATATGGGGAGTTCTGACGCCTCTCGGTGCACTGACCAGAGTGCGCTTTTCCCCATAGCCGCCATTGCATTGCTTCTACGAAGGGGAGCGAAATGGGCATGGAACCAGGAGACCATCTGTGGTACTACGAAACGGATGGTTTGACCTCGACCGAGGCTAGCATTCCCCGCCAAGCTTGGTTTCCCGGGTCTGCCAACGAAACGGACTTTCACGGACACGGCAAGGAAATATTCCATTACGTCTTCCATAGTGATGATGAGGTTCGCATGGGCCAGCCCCATATGAGATCCGGTGATGGTTCCTTC is drawn from Micrococcaceae bacterium Sec5.8 and contains these coding sequences:
- a CDS encoding DUF6603 domain-containing protein, translated to MANVLESLSSLFRDCLEGDPPKPSILAGLDQRIGELFIVSADPSGEGLERWLSALRSITGDVALRETLLVRALQKKLPRVAEALALAGAIGVQWEPGDGGTGPHSFSINWDYVSALTRNPGSAVLNRLLLTIQKIDDVKALQALILLWIAGPQALLKLEYEKQGFLSLPIPGLPGVDLQQLLDLINSPITLPLPFDVPLDLDAFRTAALPPVEGPLGTVTLEGPAAFDQLDDLAVVVQLKKPADLRTKSVDLGGRWQLTFDTPENSATELRLQFGSRGPDPAARSDGTVTVLLGRTPAPDGKYALLLGAVDGTHFAVQVIRAGLTFNPTGPLFGFTVQLAPVEFAVSPDFLKFLNFGIKIPALLTFESAVNTSYLQGKGPTGQDGQGSPPALGIQFSTDIGLNLGSPGARLSVDSMTTRLEATVAGRGINFRALFRYGASAELGPLTATMDGAGVWLGRWTNGNAGLLPPTGIGISLKAGPVDGGGFLAVLGPDEFGGALQLKILGIGAFAYGLYKTLPGGGPSFVALIGIRLPPPGIQIGFGFAVSGFGGLVGINREANTDLLRERLASGAAGDVLFNQNPMHNAPKLLGDMGQFFPAADGVFLIGPTLQLNWLSLFTLDVGLFIELPGPRKIFVAGSARLVVGSEDFALVYLRLDFVGGVDLTKSLVFFDGALVNSQILGFIKISGGVALRMAYGANGYFLFSVGGFHPSFNPGNLELPRLARAGVGFDLGIVWFKQEMYLAITSNTFQFGSNTEAGVEIGPFGAHGWFRFDALIQFKPFHFEAGVDAGFDIEFEGVSFCGVRVRGTLSGPGPLVLYAEASVRVIVKISKDVTLTLDDNPPEQKPAIANLADHLKGELSKPANVRTEGTDPSVVFAATAAAGVLLSAVGDLVWEQKRVPLNLDLQKAEGIDLGGWRKLILSCNLAPTTQEFDLFGMGTFLQLSDAQALNSTRFIQEQSGLRLAGGPAARKGPAVPKKVQLNLVKLPSRSRFALMAGALSANSGLSELLSQRFAGAPVKKESAKVTIQPEFWSSYKDGHMATGLTAGEATAAAARTGALASPAGSPILNLTGVL